A single region of the Syntrophorhabdaceae bacterium genome encodes:
- a CDS encoding rubrerythrin family protein — protein MKSIKGTETEKNLLASFAGESQARMRYTYFSSQAKKEGFEQISFLFADTADNEKEHAKRFFKFLEGGEVEITAAYPAGVIGKTAENLKAAAAGENLEHTLLYPEAARVAEEEGFDEIAGIFREIAKVEKEHEKRYLMLLRRVEAGTVFKRPTAVKWRCRNCGYVHEGTDAPELCPACAHPQAYYEVLAENY, from the coding sequence ATGAAGAGTATAAAGGGAACAGAAACAGAAAAGAACCTCCTGGCGAGTTTTGCCGGTGAGTCGCAGGCGCGAATGAGATACACCTATTTCTCGTCCCAGGCGAAGAAAGAAGGTTTCGAACAGATATCCTTCTTATTTGCCGATACGGCAGACAACGAAAAAGAACATGCGAAGCGCTTCTTCAAGTTCCTTGAGGGCGGCGAGGTCGAGATAACGGCTGCCTACCCCGCCGGCGTTATAGGGAAAACGGCCGAGAACCTCAAGGCCGCCGCCGCCGGGGAAAACCTGGAACACACCCTTCTCTATCCGGAGGCCGCAAGGGTTGCCGAAGAGGAAGGTTTTGACGAGATCGCCGGTATCTTCCGCGAGATAGCGAAGGTGGAGAAGGAGCACGAGAAGCGCTACCTCATGCTGCTCAGAAGAGTGGAGGCGGGAACGGTCTTCAAGAGACCAACCGCCGTCAAGTGGCGCTGCAGGAATTGCGGCTACGTTCACGAAGGAACCGACGCGCCCGAACTCTGCCCGGCCTGTGCTCACCCCCAGGCGTATTACGAGGTCCTGGCGGAGAATTACTGA
- a CDS encoding beta-phosphoglucomutase family hydrolase — protein sequence MSSMGSIVSISPRDFDAVLFDLDGVLTKTASVHAVAWKRLFDAFLQERAHRTGEPFTPFDIEADYRRYVDGKPRYDGVASFLESRGITLPAGNPGDEGGTQSIRALGKLKDRYFMEHLNKHGVEPYEPAIELVKALRSQEIKTAVVSSSNNCAAVLEAAGISHLFDARVDGREIERMDLRGKPAPDAFLEAAQRMRVETSRAVVVEDAIAGVAAGRAGQFYLVIGVDRVGQSQALREAGADVVVTDLSYVQVAIEPPSVWSLVYDDFDPQREGIRESLCTLGNGYFATRGAAPWAKADGVHYPGSYLAGGYNRLRSDVAGRCVENEDLVNFPNWLTIGLRFADDDWFDEGTVNILSYRQELDLRRGMLHRTISFEHGQGRRTTLTEERLVSMADMHLGAMELTLRAENWSGSVTIRSGIDGRVVNAGAKLYERFNNQHLEPVSGEVISDDGVHLLVRTCQSNIHLAQAARTRAFVQGELRSVSRRVIDERGFIGQEFSIELTQGETLSLEKIAAHYTSRDFAISECSLAARAAIGGAGRFTALMNAHVLAWKHLWDRFDVHLLPGPEPIKLNAPMLLRLNIFHLLQAVSLNSIGLDIGVPARGWTGEAYQGHIFWDELFIFPTLNYRTPEITRSLLMYRYRRLDQARTAARNAGFAGAMFPWQSGSDGREETQEVNLNPRSKRWKPDSSYLQRHVGSAVAWNVWQYFQVTHDHEFLQFYGAELIIEIARFWSSMATFNEERARYELRGVVGPDEFHEGYPDSSTPGLNNNAYTNIMAAWVLRRALDVLDLIPDIRRTELVARLGVTAQDTALWDDVSRRMFVPFHEDGIISQFEGYESLAELDWDDYRKRYGNIQRLDLILEAENDSPNRYKVSKQADVLMLFYLFSADELRELFVHLGYSFKHETIPRNIEYYDSHSSHGSTLSRVVHAWVLARSDRARAMMYFAEALQSDVSDIQQGTTAEGVHLGAMAGTVDLIQRVLTGAEITGDVLRFSPQLPEKLERLDLSMRYRGHSLDLRLTRETFTVRGREAPGVQPISLAVNDVQVEFPAGSTHVFRHDQTN from the coding sequence ATGAGCAGTATGGGGTCTATCGTATCTATCTCACCACGCGATTTTGACGCGGTTTTGTTTGATCTCGATGGCGTGCTGACCAAGACAGCGAGCGTCCATGCCGTGGCCTGGAAGCGGCTATTCGATGCGTTTCTGCAAGAACGCGCCCACAGGACAGGAGAACCCTTTACGCCCTTTGATATCGAAGCGGACTATCGGCGCTATGTCGACGGCAAGCCGCGATACGACGGTGTCGCATCTTTTCTTGAATCCCGCGGGATCACGTTGCCTGCTGGTAACCCCGGGGACGAGGGAGGCACGCAGAGTATACGCGCACTTGGCAAGCTCAAAGACCGGTACTTCATGGAGCATCTGAACAAACACGGCGTCGAGCCCTACGAACCGGCGATCGAGCTGGTAAAGGCCTTGCGCTCCCAGGAGATCAAGACGGCCGTCGTGTCGTCCAGCAACAATTGCGCTGCAGTGCTCGAGGCCGCCGGCATCTCGCATCTCTTCGATGCACGTGTGGACGGGCGTGAGATCGAACGTATGGATCTCAGAGGGAAACCCGCACCTGATGCTTTTCTGGAGGCGGCACAACGCATGAGGGTCGAGACCTCGCGGGCCGTTGTCGTAGAGGATGCAATCGCAGGGGTTGCCGCGGGCCGCGCAGGCCAATTCTACCTTGTCATAGGCGTTGACCGGGTTGGACAGTCCCAGGCCCTGCGTGAGGCAGGCGCCGATGTCGTCGTCACCGACCTCTCATACGTGCAAGTAGCGATTGAGCCGCCTTCCGTCTGGTCCCTCGTCTATGACGATTTCGACCCACAACGCGAGGGTATACGGGAATCCCTGTGTACTCTGGGAAACGGGTACTTCGCCACGCGCGGGGCCGCGCCGTGGGCGAAGGCGGATGGCGTGCACTACCCCGGATCGTATCTGGCAGGCGGGTATAATCGGCTTCGCAGCGATGTCGCAGGCCGATGTGTTGAAAACGAGGACCTCGTCAATTTCCCGAACTGGCTGACCATCGGGTTGCGCTTTGCCGACGACGACTGGTTTGACGAAGGAACGGTGAACATTCTTTCCTACCGGCAAGAGCTTGATCTCCGGCGCGGGATGCTGCACCGGACCATCAGCTTTGAACACGGCCAGGGACGGCGCACCACCTTGACGGAGGAGCGCCTGGTCTCGATGGCGGATATGCACCTGGGAGCGATGGAACTGACCCTCAGGGCCGAGAACTGGTCCGGGTCTGTAACCATCCGCTCGGGCATCGACGGCCGGGTCGTCAACGCAGGAGCGAAGCTCTACGAAAGATTCAACAACCAGCATTTGGAGCCGGTGTCGGGAGAGGTCATCTCCGATGATGGTGTTCATCTCCTTGTGCGTACGTGTCAGTCGAACATCCACCTGGCCCAGGCAGCGCGAACGCGCGCATTTGTACAGGGCGAGTTGCGTTCCGTTTCGCGACGGGTCATCGACGAGCGAGGCTTCATCGGGCAGGAGTTCAGCATCGAACTGACGCAAGGCGAGACACTCTCCCTCGAGAAGATCGCGGCTCACTATACCTCGCGTGACTTCGCCATTTCGGAGTGCAGTCTGGCAGCTCGCGCGGCGATCGGTGGCGCCGGGCGTTTCACCGCGCTTATGAACGCTCACGTCCTGGCGTGGAAACACCTGTGGGACCGATTCGACGTGCATTTGCTGCCAGGCCCGGAGCCGATCAAGCTCAACGCTCCCATGCTGCTGCGTCTGAACATATTCCACTTGCTGCAAGCGGTTTCACTCAATTCGATCGGGCTCGACATCGGCGTGCCCGCGCGCGGCTGGACTGGTGAGGCCTACCAGGGACACATCTTCTGGGATGAGTTGTTCATCTTCCCTACCCTCAATTATCGCACTCCTGAGATCACGCGGTCCCTGCTCATGTACCGGTACCGCCGTCTCGATCAGGCCCGCACTGCGGCCAGAAATGCGGGCTTTGCCGGCGCCATGTTCCCGTGGCAAAGCGGCAGCGACGGACGTGAGGAAACCCAGGAAGTCAATCTGAATCCCCGTTCGAAACGTTGGAAACCGGATAGCTCCTATCTGCAGCGCCATGTGGGCAGTGCGGTCGCGTGGAACGTGTGGCAGTACTTCCAGGTGACGCACGACCACGAGTTCCTGCAGTTCTACGGCGCGGAACTGATCATAGAGATCGCGCGCTTTTGGTCCAGCATGGCGACATTCAACGAAGAGCGGGCACGTTACGAACTGCGGGGAGTCGTCGGGCCCGATGAGTTTCACGAAGGGTATCCGGATTCATCGACACCCGGTCTCAATAATAACGCCTACACGAACATCATGGCTGCCTGGGTGCTGCGCAGGGCGCTCGACGTGCTCGATCTTATCCCCGACATTCGGCGCACTGAACTCGTTGCAAGGCTCGGCGTGACTGCGCAGGATACCGCCCTCTGGGACGATGTCAGCCGCCGCATGTTCGTACCCTTTCACGAGGACGGCATCATCAGTCAGTTCGAGGGCTATGAGTCACTGGCCGAGCTCGACTGGGACGACTATCGCAAGCGCTACGGCAACATACAGCGCCTGGATCTTATCCTTGAAGCGGAGAACGACAGTCCAAACCGATACAAGGTCTCGAAGCAGGCGGATGTCCTCATGCTGTTCTATCTGTTCTCTGCGGATGAGTTGCGGGAGTTATTCGTCCACCTTGGTTATTCCTTCAAGCACGAAACGATCCCGCGCAACATCGAGTACTACGATTCGCACTCATCTCATGGATCGACGCTATCCCGGGTTGTGCACGCATGGGTCCTGGCACGGTCGGATCGCGCGCGCGCGATGATGTATTTTGCCGAGGCGCTGCAAAGCGACGTGAGCGACATCCAGCAGGGTACAACGGCGGAGGGTGTCCACCTTGGCGCCATGGCGGGCACAGTCGACCTTATCCAGCGCGTCCTGACAGGTGCGGAGATCACGGGTGACGTCCTGCGGTTCAGCCCGCAGCTTCCTGAAAAACTTGAACGCCTTGATCTCAGCATGCGGTATCGGGGGCATTCATTGGACCTCAGGCTTACCCGTGAAACGTTCACTGTGCGCGGACGCGAGGCCCCGGGCGTCCAGCCGATCTCGCTTGCCGTGAATGATGTTCAGGTCGAGTTTCCTGCCGGCAGCACGCACGTTTTCCGTCACGATCAAACGAATTAG
- a CDS encoding desulfoferrodoxin — MTERLQVFKCEICGNIVEVLHGGKGALVCCNEPMKILTENTVDASLEKHVPVIEEKANGIMIKVGTVAHPMEEKHYIEWIEAIVDGAVYRRFLKPAESPEAFFPIKGDSVMAREFCNVHGLWKS, encoded by the coding sequence ATGACTGAAAGACTTCAGGTATTCAAGTGTGAGATCTGCGGAAACATAGTTGAAGTGCTCCATGGTGGAAAGGGTGCCCTCGTCTGTTGCAATGAACCGATGAAGATCCTTACCGAAAACACCGTTGATGCTTCTCTGGAGAAACATGTGCCGGTGATCGAAGAAAAGGCCAACGGGATTATGATAAAGGTCGGGACCGTCGCACACCCAATGGAAGAGAAGCATTATATAGAATGGATCGAGGCCATTGTCGACGGCGCTGTCTATCGCCGGTTCCTGAAGCCGGCGGAATCGCCAGAGGCATTCTTTCCTATTAAAGGCGATTCCGTCATGGCGCGGGAATTCTGTAACGTCCACGGCCTGTGGAAGAGTTGA
- a CDS encoding NTP transferase domain-containing protein has product MKKLDIVILAAGKGERMVSRKPKVMHEIMGKPLLGYVVEAAHSLGPARVIVVTGYGRETVEAYLEGRNVTTAFQAAQKGTAHALASAREFFQGNDILVLLGDVPLMRRATLVEFLEFCRLSRSIVFLTTDVADPSGYGRVVMEGDVITDIREDSDATAEEKRIKRINTGICYIPFGDLGLVDLIDSGNKKGELYLTDICRVAKDRGGHAKGYFCPRPQEVLGVNTLKGLLEANVVMRQRINDGHMAKGVTFLDTDIYIENDVVIGRDTVIAPHCYITGTTVIGEGVVIGPSSIVRNCRIHNGVTIEGFVVMDGVEAKEGARIGSFSRLSKNAVLEEGVTTDSLSQK; this is encoded by the coding sequence ATGAAGAAGCTTGATATCGTCATACTTGCCGCGGGCAAGGGTGAGCGGATGGTCTCGCGAAAACCCAAGGTCATGCACGAGATTATGGGCAAGCCCCTTCTCGGATATGTAGTCGAGGCCGCGCACAGCCTCGGGCCCGCACGGGTCATCGTCGTCACCGGTTATGGGCGTGAGACTGTCGAGGCCTACCTTGAAGGCAGGAACGTGACAACTGCGTTTCAAGCGGCGCAGAAGGGGACCGCCCATGCCCTGGCATCGGCCCGCGAGTTCTTCCAGGGAAACGACATCCTTGTTCTCCTGGGTGATGTGCCCCTTATGAGGAGAGCCACCCTTGTCGAATTTCTGGAATTCTGCCGTCTTTCGAGGTCTATCGTATTCCTGACGACGGACGTTGCCGATCCATCGGGGTATGGCCGGGTAGTGATGGAGGGTGATGTCATCACCGATATCCGGGAGGATTCCGATGCGACTGCGGAAGAGAAACGAATAAAGAGGATAAACACGGGAATCTGCTACATTCCGTTCGGTGATCTCGGGCTTGTCGACCTTATTGACAGCGGCAACAAGAAAGGTGAACTTTACCTGACGGATATCTGCAGGGTCGCGAAAGACAGGGGAGGACATGCAAAAGGATACTTTTGTCCCCGGCCGCAAGAAGTCCTTGGCGTCAATACTCTCAAGGGGCTTTTGGAGGCGAATGTCGTGATGAGGCAACGGATCAACGACGGGCATATGGCAAAGGGCGTTACCTTTCTTGACACCGACATCTATATCGAGAATGATGTTGTTATAGGGCGCGACACGGTGATCGCTCCCCACTGTTACATCACGGGAACCACGGTCATCGGGGAAGGGGTCGTTATCGGGCCCTCCTCGATCGTTAGAAACTGCAGGATACACAACGGTGTGACCATCGAGGGGTTCGTTGTGATGGACGGCGTGGAGGCAAAAGAGGGCGCCAGGATAGGTTCGTTCTCGAGGCTCAGTAAAAATGCGGTCCTTGAAGAAGGCGTCACGACAGATAGTCTCTCACAGAAGTGA
- the tatC gene encoding twin-arginine translocase subunit TatC produces the protein MAKKIQTDEKQPFVSHLKELRQRLMICLLAVCFAFIVTYFFRERVNVFLLQPFKKVMPPGSSFIFTGVTEAFLTYFKIWILTAVTISSPVIIHQMWMFVSPGLYEKERKYVYPLLFWGTFFFAVGVTFCYTVVMPNLYRFFVSYASDFVIPMPDLKGYVSLTLKLLVIFGFIFELPLVAYFLARVGILNYRFLAKKRRYAILGAFVLSAIITPPDPISQILVALPLWGLYELSVVIARFFGKKEPADEEA, from the coding sequence ATGGCCAAGAAAATTCAAACAGACGAAAAACAACCCTTTGTATCCCACCTCAAAGAACTGCGTCAGCGTTTAATGATATGTCTTCTGGCCGTCTGCTTTGCATTCATCGTGACCTATTTTTTTCGGGAGAGGGTCAATGTGTTTCTCCTTCAGCCCTTCAAGAAGGTGATGCCGCCGGGGAGCAGTTTCATCTTTACGGGCGTTACTGAGGCTTTTCTCACGTATTTCAAAATATGGATCCTCACGGCCGTCACCATTTCATCACCCGTCATCATCCACCAGATGTGGATGTTCGTCTCCCCGGGTCTCTATGAGAAGGAAAGGAAATACGTGTATCCCCTCCTTTTCTGGGGCACCTTCTTTTTTGCCGTGGGGGTGACCTTCTGCTACACCGTCGTCATGCCCAATCTGTACAGGTTTTTTGTGAGCTACGCCTCGGACTTCGTTATCCCCATGCCCGACCTCAAAGGGTATGTCAGTCTCACGCTAAAACTCCTCGTCATCTTCGGGTTCATCTTCGAACTGCCTCTTGTCGCCTATTTTCTCGCAAGGGTAGGAATACTCAACTATCGTTTCCTGGCAAAGAAACGCAGATACGCGATCCTGGGAGCATTTGTTCTGAGCGCCATAATCACCCCGCCCGATCCTATCAGCCAGATACTGGTCGCCCTGCCCCTGTGGGGCCTTTATGAATTGAGTGTCGTCATCGCCCGGTTTTTTGGAAAGAAGGAGCCTGCAGATGAAGAAGCTTGA
- the glmS gene encoding glutamine--fructose-6-phosphate transaminase (isomerizing): MCGIVGYQGREGARDILIDALKRLEYRGYDSAGIAIWDNGAVRLARRQGKVSELSDAIRDGNFDGSMGLAHTRWATHGVPSERNAHPHKAGDVTVVHNGIIENYLELKESLKREGHTFVSDTDTEVIPHLIAGALAKGTGFEEAVRLSLKRLKGSYAVGVIREGEETLIAAKKESPLLIGIGDGEFIIASDAPAIINRTNRFIFLEDDDIAVIQKGVLKITDLDGSEVKREVRTVQWSGAMAEKGGYRHFMLKEIFEQPRAISDTLIGRIQEEEGEVFFEELNLPDIGKVKKIWMVACGTSYHACLIGKHIFEANLRIPVETDIASEFRYRDPILDENDLVILVSQSGETADTIAAMKEVGRRGLYTLAICNVLGSTLSRECRSVIYTHAGPEIGVASTKAFTTQISVFFMLMLYLGRHLGTFDNDDVRRLVGELKKLPHKIQTILDSNAAVEEHARRNMHYQHFLYLGRGINFPTVLEGALKLKEISYIHAEAYAAGEMKHGPIALIDENMPIVFVSPRDQTYKKTCSNMEEVLTRRGKVFLFTDDAAHDMADRVDEVFIIPETIYELQPILSIVPLQLMAYYMANFLGTDVDQPRNLAKSVTVE; this comes from the coding sequence ATGTGCGGTATCGTAGGGTATCAGGGCAGGGAAGGGGCACGGGATATTCTCATTGATGCTCTGAAGCGACTGGAGTACAGGGGCTACGACTCGGCGGGGATCGCCATATGGGATAATGGCGCCGTCAGGCTTGCCCGCAGGCAGGGAAAGGTGAGCGAGCTTTCCGATGCCATCCGTGACGGCAATTTCGATGGGTCCATGGGATTGGCCCACACGAGATGGGCTACTCACGGCGTCCCCTCCGAGCGCAATGCTCATCCCCACAAGGCCGGCGATGTCACCGTCGTGCACAACGGCATCATAGAGAACTATCTCGAGTTAAAGGAATCCCTGAAAAGGGAAGGGCATACCTTTGTGTCCGACACAGATACCGAGGTCATCCCCCATCTCATCGCGGGCGCCCTCGCGAAGGGAACAGGCTTTGAGGAGGCCGTCCGGCTTTCGTTGAAGAGGCTCAAGGGCTCCTATGCGGTAGGTGTCATCAGGGAGGGGGAAGAAACCCTTATCGCCGCAAAGAAAGAGAGTCCCCTCCTCATCGGGATCGGTGACGGAGAGTTCATCATCGCCAGCGATGCGCCGGCCATAATCAACAGGACGAACAGGTTCATCTTTCTCGAGGATGACGATATCGCGGTCATACAGAAGGGTGTTCTGAAGATAACGGACCTTGACGGCTCCGAGGTGAAGCGGGAGGTCCGGACCGTTCAGTGGTCTGGTGCCATGGCCGAGAAAGGCGGGTACCGGCATTTCATGCTCAAGGAGATATTCGAACAGCCGAGGGCCATATCAGACACTTTGATAGGAAGGATACAGGAAGAGGAGGGCGAGGTCTTCTTTGAAGAGCTGAACCTTCCTGATATCGGGAAGGTGAAGAAGATATGGATGGTCGCCTGCGGCACTTCCTACCATGCCTGTCTCATCGGAAAGCATATTTTTGAGGCAAACCTGAGGATACCCGTGGAGACCGACATCGCTTCGGAGTTCCGTTATCGCGACCCGATCCTCGACGAGAACGATCTCGTCATACTCGTTTCGCAATCGGGCGAGACGGCCGATACCATAGCGGCAATGAAAGAGGTGGGAAGGAGGGGCCTTTACACCCTGGCGATATGCAATGTTCTGGGCAGTACCCTCTCCAGGGAATGTCGGAGTGTCATTTATACCCACGCGGGGCCCGAGATCGGGGTGGCTTCAACGAAGGCCTTCACCACCCAGATCTCTGTCTTTTTCATGCTCATGCTTTACCTCGGCAGACACCTGGGCACCTTCGACAATGATGACGTAAGACGCCTTGTCGGCGAGCTGAAGAAGCTCCCCCACAAGATCCAGACGATACTCGATTCCAACGCGGCTGTTGAGGAACATGCCCGAAGGAACATGCATTACCAGCATTTTCTGTACCTTGGGCGGGGTATCAATTTTCCAACGGTCCTCGAAGGGGCCCTGAAACTGAAAGAGATCTCTTATATCCACGCCGAGGCTTACGCAGCCGGGGAGATGAAACACGGCCCGATCGCCCTTATCGACGAAAACATGCCCATAGTCTTCGTGTCGCCCAGAGACCAGACGTACAAGAAAACGTGCTCCAATATGGAAGAGGTTCTGACGCGCAGAGGCAAGGTGTTTCTTTTCACCGACGACGCGGCGCATGACATGGCCGACAGGGTCGATGAGGTCTTCATCATTCCCGAAACCATCTACGAACTGCAACCCATCCTTTCCATAGTGCCCCTCCAGCTCATGGCCTACTACATGGCGAACTTTCTCGGCACCGACGTCGACCAGCCGCGCAACCTCGCAAAGAGCGTAACCGTCGAGTGA
- the tatB gene encoding Sec-independent protein translocase protein TatB, giving the protein MFGIGLPELILIMIVALLVVGPKKLPDLARSIGKALHQVKSVTDDVKQTFEEDFAADDTRDPGDTEEAGMAEAAGNGGLDLIGSAGVGEPELVESPIEETPDQDKAAEASGADDGLKDDPGDPSNAAQAGGHGKLRG; this is encoded by the coding sequence ATGTTTGGCATTGGTCTCCCTGAACTCATCCTCATAATGATCGTGGCGTTACTGGTGGTAGGACCGAAAAAACTGCCCGATCTGGCCAGGTCCATTGGAAAAGCCCTTCATCAGGTCAAGAGCGTGACCGATGACGTAAAGCAGACATTCGAAGAGGATTTTGCCGCGGACGATACCCGGGACCCCGGGGATACGGAAGAGGCGGGAATGGCCGAAGCAGCAGGGAATGGCGGGCTGGACCTTATCGGATCGGCTGGTGTGGGTGAACCCGAGCTCGTCGAATCCCCCATCGAGGAGACGCCCGATCAGGATAAGGCCGCGGAGGCATCCGGGGCGGACGATGGACTTAAGGACGATCCAGGGGACCCATCGAACGCAGCCCAGGCGGGCGGCCATGGCAAGTTGAGGGGGTAA